Proteins encoded together in one Thalassotalea crassostreae window:
- the tolQ gene encoding protein TolQ: MHAELSFFDLFLQASLLVKSVMLCLLGFSIASWTMIIQRSKALNSAQVNAQNFEDKFWSGADLSKLYKEISARGHADGLELLFVAGFKEFARIRKSSNASPQAVVDGTHRAMRVALSREVDTLETHLSFLATVGSISPYIGLFGTVWGIMNSFIALGAVEQATLAMVAPGIAEALIATAMGLFAAIPAVMAFNRFSHTVEKLENSYGNFMEEFSSILQRQSVASNQQQAQ, translated from the coding sequence GTGCACGCTGAACTATCATTTTTTGATTTATTTTTACAAGCAAGCTTACTGGTTAAATCAGTAATGCTGTGTTTACTTGGTTTTTCAATTGCCTCATGGACGATGATTATTCAACGTTCGAAAGCGTTAAATTCAGCGCAGGTTAATGCTCAGAATTTTGAAGATAAATTTTGGTCTGGTGCTGACCTTAGTAAATTATATAAAGAAATTAGTGCTCGCGGCCATGCAGACGGTCTTGAGCTATTATTTGTCGCAGGTTTTAAAGAATTTGCTCGCATCCGTAAATCATCAAATGCCAGTCCGCAAGCTGTAGTCGATGGGACACACAGAGCTATGCGTGTTGCCTTATCACGTGAAGTAGACACATTAGAAACTCATTTATCATTCTTAGCTACGGTTGGTTCTATCAGTCCTTATATCGGATTGTTCGGAACGGTTTGGGGAATTATGAACTCATTTATTGCTCTTGGTGCTGTAGAGCAGGCAACCCTTGCTATGGTTGCTCCTGGTATCGCTGAAGCACTAATTGCAACAGCAATGGGGTTATTTGCAGCGATTCCTGCAGTAATGGCATTCAACCGTTTTTCACATACCGTTGAAAAGCTAGAAAACAGCTACGGTAACTTTATGGAAGAGTTTTCAAGCATCTTGCAACGCCAATCTGTGGCGAGTAATCAACAGCAAGCGCAGTAG
- a CDS encoding nucleotidyltransferase family protein: protein MNVALILAAGSSARYGADKRLSGNPPLIMQTISMVQKHFNHVYVLHRHIDPKLQSLLAPLELNLVAAPVDSQDMGDNIAHGVKTIESDIANVNNISVFLGDMPFMESSTIKSLLCLLASDNIVRPTFKGQQGHPVCFGNEFFDSLKTLNNVDGAKSVIQANLNRLNLLEVDDIGVIKDIDTKPDWHQ, encoded by the coding sequence ATGAATGTTGCTCTGATCCTCGCCGCCGGCTCTTCTGCTCGATATGGAGCAGATAAAAGGTTATCAGGAAACCCGCCACTAATAATGCAAACAATTAGCATGGTACAAAAACATTTCAATCACGTGTATGTTTTGCATCGTCATATTGATCCAAAATTACAATCTTTACTAGCGCCGTTAGAATTAAACTTAGTTGCAGCGCCAGTCGATTCTCAAGATATGGGAGATAACATCGCCCACGGCGTAAAAACCATTGAAAGTGATATTGCCAATGTGAATAACATCAGCGTATTTCTTGGTGATATGCCGTTTATGGAAAGTAGTACGATTAAATCATTGTTGTGTTTGCTTGCTAGTGACAATATTGTGCGCCCTACTTTTAAGGGTCAACAAGGACACCCTGTATGTTTTGGCAATGAGTTTTTTGATTCGTTAAAAACGTTAAACAATGTCGATGGCGCAAAATCTGTGATTCAAGCAAACTTAAATCGATTAAATTTGCTTGAGGTTGATGACATAGGGGTTATTAAAGATATCGACACTAAACCTGATTGGCATCAGTGA
- the ybgC gene encoding tol-pal system-associated acyl-CoA thioesterase, which produces MTNNNNAFTYQIRVYYEDTDAGGIMYYANYLKFAERARTEWLRSLNINQSFFLEQNLGFVVRKVEMDNKASAKLDDLLTITSTITNLKKASMVFEQTITNQQGVILCELSVLIASVNLQRGRPCAIPEQILGALDSAR; this is translated from the coding sequence ATGACAAACAACAATAACGCATTTACATATCAAATCCGCGTATATTATGAAGACACCGACGCTGGTGGCATCATGTATTACGCCAACTATTTAAAGTTTGCCGAAAGAGCAAGAACTGAGTGGCTTCGAAGTTTAAATATCAATCAATCATTTTTTCTTGAACAAAACCTTGGTTTTGTAGTCAGAAAAGTTGAGATGGATAATAAAGCGTCAGCGAAACTCGATGATTTGCTTACCATAACTTCAACAATAACGAATTTAAAAAAGGCAAGCATGGTATTTGAGCAGACAATAACAAACCAACAAGGCGTTATTTTGTGTGAGTTATCTGTATTAATTGCTAGCGTCAATTTACAACGCGGCCGACCTTGCGCCATTCCCGAACAAATTTTAGGAGCATTAGACAGTGCACGCTGA
- a CDS encoding XdhC family protein translates to MQLTDIPVFVAAKHLIAQNQHFWLCTILNTYGSAPRPIGSVFITDGEHRYGSISGGCLEDAFVEMLNQNKFKKHNQLFTYGDHATEQGVVRELPCGGTIELLIEYIEVNNSSTEHFLQCSNHAVNRLPFKRQMTLQSNTRECLELKDFAVKQVEKSADTVGLNYSKVFTLLLIGIGQVTEEIARLGLQAGFEVKVCDMRKQLASSWTFDKENGGVDIIWMSPDLFVEQYADEQSAVLALAHDPSIDDAALMSVFDTKAFYIGAMGSHRTTENRIERLTRICEIKQQQLSRLHAPIGLNIGSKTPFEIAISTLADIIRIKNHVSKEQL, encoded by the coding sequence ATGCAACTTACTGATATACCAGTTTTTGTCGCCGCTAAACATCTAATCGCCCAAAATCAGCATTTTTGGTTATGTACTATTCTCAATACCTATGGTTCTGCACCACGGCCTATCGGCTCAGTTTTTATTACCGATGGTGAACATCGCTATGGCAGTATTTCTGGCGGCTGTTTAGAAGATGCGTTCGTCGAAATGCTGAATCAAAATAAGTTCAAGAAACACAATCAATTATTTACCTATGGCGATCATGCTACTGAACAAGGCGTTGTTCGCGAACTGCCTTGTGGTGGCACAATAGAACTGCTGATTGAATACATCGAAGTAAATAACAGTAGCACCGAGCACTTTTTACAATGCTCGAATCACGCCGTCAATAGGCTTCCTTTTAAACGTCAAATGACGTTGCAATCAAATACTCGAGAATGTTTGGAGCTTAAAGATTTTGCGGTGAAACAAGTTGAAAAGTCTGCCGATACTGTTGGGCTCAATTATTCAAAAGTATTTACTTTGCTGCTCATTGGTATTGGCCAAGTAACCGAAGAAATTGCGCGGTTAGGTTTACAAGCTGGATTTGAAGTTAAGGTCTGCGATATGCGTAAGCAGCTTGCTTCAAGTTGGACGTTTGATAAAGAAAATGGCGGCGTTGATATTATCTGGATGTCGCCGGATTTATTCGTTGAGCAATACGCAGATGAGCAAAGCGCTGTGCTTGCTCTTGCCCACGACCCGAGTATTGATGATGCGGCCTTGATGTCAGTCTTTGACACCAAAGCTTTTTATATCGGGGCTATGGGCTCACATCGAACCACTGAAAATCGCATAGAACGATTAACTCGAATTTGTGAAATTAAACAGCAGCAACTATCGCGTTTACATGCCCCTATTGGTTTAAATATTGGTAGTAAAACGCCGTTTGAAATCGCTATCTCAACACTGGCGGATATTATTCGAATAAAAAACCATGTAAGCAAAGAGCAACTTTAA